In the genome of Manis javanica isolate MJ-LG chromosome 17, MJ_LKY, whole genome shotgun sequence, one region contains:
- the FGF21 gene encoding fibroblast growth factor 21 isoform X2: MGWDEARFEHLGLWVPVLTVLLLQGCQAHPIPDSSPLLQFGGQVRQRYLYTDDARETEAHLEIRADGTVVAAARRSPESLLELKALKPGVIQILGVKTSRFLCQGPDGTLYGSLHFNPTACSFRELLLEDGYNVYQSKALGFPLHLPPDNSPYGARAPRGPTRFLPLPGLPSVSLEPSGILAPEPPDVGSSDPLSMVGPVQGGSPSYTS; encoded by the exons ATGGGCTGGGACGAGGCCAGGTTCGAGCACCTGGGGCTGTGGGTCCCCGTGCTGACTGTCCTGCTGCTGCAAGGCTGCCAGGCACACCCCATCCCTGACTCCAGCCCCCTCCTCCAATTCGGAGGCCAAGTCCGGCAGCGGTACCTCTACACAGATGACGCCCGGGAAACAGAAGCCCACCTGGAGATCAGGGCTGATGGCACAGTGGTGGCGGCTGCCCGCCGGAGCCCTGAAA GTCTCTTGGAGCTGAAGGCCCTGAAGCCAGGGGTGATTCAGATTTTGGGGGTCAAGACATCCAGGTTCCTGTGCCAGGGCCCAGATGGGACACTGTATGGATCG CTCCACTTCAACCCCACGGCCTGTAGCTTCCGGGAGCTGCTGCTCGAGGACGGGTACAATGTCTATCAGTCCAAGGCCCTTGGCTTCCCACTCCACCTGCCCCCTGACAACTCCCCATACGGGGCCCGGGCCCCCAGGGGACCCACGCGCTTCCTGCCGCTGCCAGGCCTGCCCTCAGTCTCCCTGGAGCCTTCAGGGATCCTGGCCCCCGAGCCACCCGACGTGGGCTCCTCAGACCCCCTGAGCATGGTGGGGCCTGTGCAGGGTGGAAGCCCCAGCTACACCTCCTAA
- the FGF21 gene encoding fibroblast growth factor 21 isoform X1, whose translation MGWDEARFEHLGLWVPVLTVLLLQGCQAHPIPDSSPLLQFGGQVRQRYLYTDDARETEAHLEIRADGTVVAAARRSPESECGGLLELKALKPGVIQILGVKTSRFLCQGPDGTLYGSLHFNPTACSFRELLLEDGYNVYQSKALGFPLHLPPDNSPYGARAPRGPTRFLPLPGLPSVSLEPSGILAPEPPDVGSSDPLSMVGPVQGGSPSYTS comes from the exons ATGGGCTGGGACGAGGCCAGGTTCGAGCACCTGGGGCTGTGGGTCCCCGTGCTGACTGTCCTGCTGCTGCAAGGCTGCCAGGCACACCCCATCCCTGACTCCAGCCCCCTCCTCCAATTCGGAGGCCAAGTCCGGCAGCGGTACCTCTACACAGATGACGCCCGGGAAACAGAAGCCCACCTGGAGATCAGGGCTGATGGCACAGTGGTGGCGGCTGCCCGCCGGAGCCCTGAAAGTGAGTGCGGAG GTCTCTTGGAGCTGAAGGCCCTGAAGCCAGGGGTGATTCAGATTTTGGGGGTCAAGACATCCAGGTTCCTGTGCCAGGGCCCAGATGGGACACTGTATGGATCG CTCCACTTCAACCCCACGGCCTGTAGCTTCCGGGAGCTGCTGCTCGAGGACGGGTACAATGTCTATCAGTCCAAGGCCCTTGGCTTCCCACTCCACCTGCCCCCTGACAACTCCCCATACGGGGCCCGGGCCCCCAGGGGACCCACGCGCTTCCTGCCGCTGCCAGGCCTGCCCTCAGTCTCCCTGGAGCCTTCAGGGATCCTGGCCCCCGAGCCACCCGACGTGGGCTCCTCAGACCCCCTGAGCATGGTGGGGCCTGTGCAGGGTGGAAGCCCCAGCTACACCTCCTAA